In the genome of Marispirochaeta sp., one region contains:
- a CDS encoding 4Fe-4S dicluster domain-containing protein: MEELIQIYSDDSPLTNEERTDIERARTELGATWCHRCEYCQPCPEGIPISTVLTAQSMTRRMPFEKATSMLGGAMAKTADCSECGTCEGRCPYDLPIRELLKTRQEQYSWFRENRVWA, encoded by the coding sequence ATGGAAGAGCTGATTCAAATCTACTCCGATGATTCACCCCTCACCAACGAAGAAAGGACGGATATTGAACGGGCGCGAACGGAACTGGGCGCAACCTGGTGTCACCGCTGTGAATACTGTCAGCCCTGTCCCGAGGGAATACCCATCAGTACAGTTCTCACTGCCCAAAGCATGACCCGCCGTATGCCCTTTGAGAAAGCCACTTCCATGCTCGGCGGTGCCATGGCTAAAACGGCAGATTGCAGTGAGTGCGGGACCTGCGAAGGGCGTTGTCCCTACGATCTGCCGATACGGGAGCTCCTTAAAACACGGCAGGAACAGTATAGCTGGTTCAGGGAAAACAGGGTGTGGGCTTAG
- a CDS encoding NAD(P)H-dependent glycerol-3-phosphate dehydrogenase — protein MKKVGIISSGAWGTALGKIIAELGNEVVMWDFMKDVVDDINNNNTNGRYLLGVKLPPNMRASTDIARAASDKDFIIIATPSLYMIDSVKEIAGFSGIKDGSTFIAVVTKGFISGSEGSKLLIEAIEEFLPESYTNNLVYISGPSHAEEVSRGKLTGLIAACPNGRNAIRFRELLTGSTLMVFPSLDIVGVQTCGAVKNVVAIAFGMLDALMEFSDGFGDNTESLLLAAGLNEIQLLGTALGSTHPETFTSIAGVGDLDVTCRSRHGRNRRFGHEIIKDRILARFEDLDDLIKNIASIGFLPEGAVAAKFVHEIARQRKLKLPICETVYSILNCEVNPSQAVSRMVENLGGALTQEIAEP, from the coding sequence ATGAAGAAGGTAGGAATTATCAGTTCCGGTGCCTGGGGTACAGCCCTGGGTAAAATAATTGCCGAACTGGGCAATGAAGTTGTTATGTGGGACTTCATGAAGGATGTCGTCGACGACATTAATAACAATAATACAAACGGACGGTATCTTCTTGGCGTCAAGCTTCCGCCTAATATGCGGGCCTCCACTGATATTGCACGAGCAGCTTCGGACAAGGATTTCATAATCATCGCCACCCCGTCGCTCTATATGATCGATTCGGTTAAAGAGATCGCCGGGTTCTCAGGGATTAAAGACGGCAGTACCTTTATTGCAGTTGTAACAAAGGGATTTATTTCCGGCAGCGAGGGATCAAAGTTGCTGATTGAGGCCATCGAGGAGTTTCTTCCCGAATCATATACGAATAACCTTGTCTATATATCCGGACCCAGCCATGCCGAGGAGGTTTCCCGGGGAAAACTAACCGGTCTGATCGCCGCCTGCCCCAACGGGCGCAACGCCATACGTTTTCGGGAACTCCTGACCGGATCTACACTGATGGTTTTTCCTTCCCTTGATATAGTCGGTGTACAGACCTGCGGTGCCGTTAAAAATGTCGTGGCCATTGCCTTTGGTATGCTGGACGCCCTTATGGAGTTTTCCGACGGCTTTGGAGACAACACTGAATCCCTGCTGCTGGCGGCGGGATTGAACGAGATCCAGCTGCTGGGGACTGCCCTGGGCTCTACTCACCCCGAAACCTTTACCTCCATTGCCGGGGTGGGCGATCTGGACGTAACCTGCCGCAGCCGCCACGGCAGAAATCGCCGCTTCGGCCACGAGATCATAAAGGACCGGATACTGGCCCGGTTTGAAGACCTGGACGATCTTATCAAAAACATAGCCAGTATCGGCTTTCTGCCGGAAGGCGCGGTGGCCGCGAAGTTTGTTCATGAAATAGCCCGGCAGCGGAAACTCAAGCTGCCGATTTGTGAAACAGTCTACTCCATTCTGAACTGTGAGGTTAACCCTTCCCAGGCAGTCTCCAGAATGGTGGAAAACCTAGGCGGGGCATTGACCCAGGAGATCGCAGAGCCGTAA
- a CDS encoding M20/M25/M40 family metallo-hydrolase produces MDRIRNPREILVRLLQELIKNACVNDGSGADESRSAETLKRFFSGYGLQADILEKVPGRGSLVLRIPGSDPAAPALAFMGHTDVVPAKATDWQRDPFGAELVDGEIWGRGTVDMLNMTASQAVGFAEAVTKHGPFPGDLLFLALADEEASGTCGARWLTEEHWDTVACDYMVSEIGGFFIPGRNGVNAAMGIGEKGVAWIRLKARGISGHGSIPFGSQNAVDTLLRAGGKLRRLRFPHRGGTLFRDMSRAAAGSCTEELLLNLPFIRDRVITRIFQRSPGAARWLHAASRTTLSIGILQGGSKINVIPGEAHMDLDIRIIPGEDLDTVLKQLRSVLGGLQNKVEIEVLEYFPPGISSASGPLFQASRMLLRDVCPDAGISPILISGATDGRFWRRRGTRVYGFSIFSDEMTLDRFSAMLHGVDERISLKSLYRSLEYYTRLPGVFFANRKAG; encoded by the coding sequence ATGGATCGCATTAGGAACCCCCGGGAGATCCTGGTCCGGCTTTTACAGGAGCTTATTAAAAACGCATGTGTAAACGACGGGTCCGGAGCGGATGAATCCCGCTCCGCTGAAACCTTAAAGCGCTTTTTTTCAGGCTACGGTCTGCAGGCTGATATCCTTGAAAAGGTTCCCGGACGGGGCAGTCTTGTCCTCAGAATTCCGGGAAGCGATCCCGCCGCGCCGGCTTTGGCTTTTATGGGTCACACGGATGTTGTTCCCGCGAAGGCCACGGACTGGCAGAGGGATCCCTTTGGCGCAGAACTTGTTGACGGTGAGATCTGGGGCCGCGGTACGGTGGATATGCTGAATATGACCGCATCCCAGGCAGTGGGTTTTGCCGAAGCGGTAACAAAGCACGGGCCATTTCCCGGCGATCTGCTGTTTCTGGCCCTGGCCGATGAGGAGGCTTCGGGGACCTGTGGCGCACGCTGGCTCACCGAGGAGCATTGGGACACGGTTGCCTGTGATTATATGGTCTCGGAGATCGGTGGATTTTTTATTCCTGGTCGAAATGGCGTAAACGCCGCCATGGGTATTGGCGAAAAGGGCGTGGCCTGGATACGGCTGAAAGCCCGGGGAATCTCAGGGCACGGCAGTATTCCCTTCGGCAGTCAAAACGCGGTTGATACATTGCTGCGGGCCGGCGGGAAACTGCGCAGGCTAAGGTTTCCCCATAGAGGGGGTACACTCTTTCGCGATATGTCTCGCGCAGCAGCAGGATCCTGTACCGAAGAGCTGCTGCTGAATCTGCCTTTTATAAGGGACAGGGTAATTACAAGGATTTTTCAAAGGAGCCCCGGAGCTGCCCGCTGGCTGCATGCCGCCTCCCGTACGACTTTGAGTATCGGAATTCTCCAAGGGGGATCCAAGATCAATGTCATTCCCGGGGAAGCCCATATGGATCTGGATATTCGCATAATTCCGGGAGAGGACCTTGATACGGTCTTGAAACAGTTAAGATCAGTCCTTGGGGGATTGCAGAACAAGGTTGAGATTGAGGTCCTGGAATATTTTCCCCCCGGCATATCCTCCGCATCGGGGCCGTTGTTTCAGGCGAGTCGAATGCTGCTGCGGGATGTTTGTCCCGACGCGGGTATTTCTCCGATACTGATAAGCGGAGCCACCGACGGGCGTTTCTGGCGCCGTCGGGGAACCAGGGTCTATGGATTTTCCATTTTTAGCGATGAAATGACTCTGGACCGGTTTTCTGCAATGCTGCACGGCGTTGACGAGAGGATATCCCTGAAGAGTCTGTACCGTTCCCTGGAATATTATACCCGGCTTCCCGGTGTTTTCTTTGCAAACCGAAAAGCCGGATAA
- a CDS encoding UPF0149 family protein, translating to MSAALITLLKRMHASLVKICPEPLRPEGIHGAITAVALSPNPCTPNTWIPVLYNMKGDSPEFLDRNQAKEFLDTAILAYNRTVASLTGNEEYALTFSVGEKPDAAETAKLQAWCEGFIKGLRQTGVDPGSYDDDFISLMSPIAFCAKPDFFHGSEGAIEQDGQIHRIAKEIPANLIALRNYFYLTLQKKRMNTVTTQAGRNDPCPCGSGKKFKHCCGK from the coding sequence ATGTCCGCAGCCCTGATCACTCTTCTTAAAAGGATGCACGCATCCCTGGTTAAAATCTGCCCCGAGCCCCTGAGGCCCGAAGGAATACATGGAGCAATTACCGCCGTCGCCCTGTCACCCAATCCCTGCACGCCCAATACCTGGATACCCGTCCTGTATAACATGAAGGGGGATAGCCCTGAGTTTCTGGATCGGAACCAGGCAAAGGAGTTCCTCGATACCGCCATTCTGGCATATAACCGCACTGTGGCTTCGCTTACTGGAAACGAAGAATACGCCCTTACCTTCAGCGTCGGAGAAAAACCGGATGCTGCGGAGACGGCAAAACTTCAGGCATGGTGTGAGGGTTTTATTAAAGGACTCAGACAAACAGGCGTCGATCCCGGAAGTTACGATGACGATTTTATATCGCTGATGAGTCCCATCGCCTTCTGCGCCAAACCTGATTTTTTTCATGGAAGCGAAGGAGCAATAGAACAGGATGGACAAATTCACCGTATAGCCAAAGAGATCCCTGCCAATCTTATAGCCTTGAGAAACTATTTTTATCTGACCCTTCAGAAAAAACGGATGAACACAGTAACTACGCAGGCAGGGCGCAACGATCCGTGCCCCTGCGGAAGCGGTAAAAAATTCAAGCATTGCTGCGGAAAATAG
- a CDS encoding DUF6657 family protein has protein sequence MIKSALEIALERTKGIEVDKKRLAAHDKTEEGKRLSGKFLAGDLSAKELAAELSAAKGEEAAWLREGCFSVLAANLTLPQDDSYKERLERVQEGLAAVTGQKKQVNYLFEQVVQFFEQYLENQEQLIQALEKQFAPRLRQREQEMERQFGQRVSLNPAQDPEFAKMLKQHMGKLEAQYSDALKQAKEQLRSLFQSS, from the coding sequence GTGATTAAATCAGCCCTGGAAATTGCCCTGGAACGGACAAAAGGGATTGAAGTAGATAAAAAGCGTCTGGCCGCGCACGATAAAACTGAAGAAGGCAAGCGCCTTTCAGGTAAATTTCTGGCGGGGGACCTCAGCGCCAAAGAACTGGCTGCTGAACTTTCCGCTGCAAAAGGCGAGGAAGCCGCGTGGCTCAGGGAAGGTTGCTTTTCAGTGCTCGCAGCGAATCTAACTCTGCCCCAGGATGACAGCTATAAAGAACGCCTGGAGCGTGTACAGGAAGGACTGGCGGCCGTTACCGGACAAAAGAAGCAGGTAAACTACCTTTTTGAACAGGTAGTCCAGTTCTTTGAACAGTATCTTGAAAACCAGGAACAGCTTATCCAGGCCCTTGAAAAGCAGTTCGCCCCGCGTCTGCGCCAGAGGGAGCAAGAAATGGAGCGTCAGTTCGGACAGCGGGTAAGCCTTAATCCTGCCCAGGATCCGGAATTCGCCAAGATGCTGAAACAGCACATGGGAAAACTGGAAGCCCAGTACAGCGACGCCCTCAAACAGGCGAAAGAGCAGCTGCGATCCCTGTTTCAGTCCTCGTAA
- a CDS encoding YbaK/EbsC family protein produces MASEKLIGFLQQNHVHFETAHHFENYTAQETAASAHVKGREFAKSVVVMLDGEPVMAVLPADCKVDLKRLKQLTGAKQASIAHEEEFSYMFPDCSVGAMPPFGNLYHVPVIADSDLMKDETITFNAGNHTEAIRMAAADYSRLVHPRIANIHRRRFSSFLR; encoded by the coding sequence ATGGCAAGCGAAAAACTGATCGGATTTCTGCAGCAGAACCATGTGCATTTTGAGACCGCCCACCATTTCGAGAACTACACAGCCCAGGAAACAGCCGCGTCCGCGCATGTAAAGGGGAGGGAATTCGCCAAAAGCGTTGTGGTCATGCTGGACGGCGAACCTGTTATGGCGGTGCTGCCTGCCGACTGCAAGGTCGACCTGAAGCGGCTGAAACAGCTCACCGGGGCAAAACAGGCATCCATTGCCCATGAAGAGGAGTTTTCCTACATGTTTCCCGACTGCAGCGTGGGCGCGATGCCGCCTTTCGGGAACCTCTACCATGTACCTGTTATCGCGGATTCGGACTTAATGAAAGACGAGACAATTACCTTCAATGCCGGGAACCACACCGAGGCAATCAGGATGGCCGCAGCGGATTACTCCAGACTGGTCCATCCCCGGATAGCGAATATCCACAGGCGCCGCTTCAGTTCCTTTCTCAGGTAG
- a CDS encoding pyridoxal phosphate-dependent aminotransferase has protein sequence MRRPIVWDGAGELRYEIREIVQVAHRIAAAGLPVIYENIGDPVQKGESVPSWIKDIVVSLTRQDSSYCYTDSQGDYATREFLAAQVSARGGARIGPEDIYFFNGLGDAVARIFGYLKREARVIGPSPAYSTLSSAEASHSGYEHLTYRLDPDNNWMPDISDIENKVRYNPSIAGILLINPDNPTGAVYPREIITAMIDIAKRYDLFVICDETYANIIYNQDHSVALSDVIDGVPGMALRSISKEYPWPGGRCGWIEVYNQKRDPEFARYITSILDAKRLEVCSTTLPQMSIPKVFSDSRYAEHLRTRNAIYEQRAEEAAAILSSVPGMKVVKPKGAFYITAVFEDGLLTGSQSLPVGVPAVREYLETIISRVAPDKRFVYYLLASAGICVVPLSGFCCDLPGFRATLLESNDNLRKETWEKIAHAVRRYTGA, from the coding sequence ATGAGAAGACCGATTGTGTGGGACGGGGCAGGAGAACTGCGTTACGAAATCCGGGAGATAGTCCAGGTGGCACACCGCATTGCCGCTGCCGGACTTCCGGTGATTTATGAAAATATTGGCGACCCGGTTCAAAAAGGTGAATCAGTACCTTCCTGGATCAAAGATATTGTGGTCTCCCTGACCCGGCAGGATTCTTCGTATTGTTACACCGACAGCCAGGGAGATTATGCCACCAGGGAGTTCCTTGCCGCACAGGTCTCCGCCCGCGGAGGAGCCCGGATCGGTCCCGAAGACATCTATTTTTTTAATGGTCTTGGCGACGCTGTAGCCAGGATATTCGGTTACCTGAAGCGGGAAGCCCGGGTCATAGGCCCCTCCCCGGCCTACTCCACCCTGTCTTCCGCGGAGGCTTCTCATTCGGGATACGAACACCTTACCTATCGCCTTGATCCGGATAATAACTGGATGCCCGATATCTCCGACATAGAGAACAAGGTCCGCTATAACCCGTCCATTGCCGGGATCCTGCTTATTAATCCCGATAATCCCACCGGGGCGGTTTATCCCCGGGAAATCATCACCGCCATGATCGATATTGCTAAACGTTACGACCTCTTTGTTATCTGCGATGAGACCTACGCGAATATCATCTACAATCAGGATCACAGTGTGGCCTTAAGCGATGTAATCGACGGGGTTCCCGGAATGGCGCTGCGAAGCATTTCCAAAGAATATCCGTGGCCGGGAGGACGCTGCGGATGGATTGAGGTCTACAACCAGAAACGGGACCCGGAGTTTGCCCGCTACATAACGAGTATCCTGGACGCAAAACGTCTGGAAGTCTGCTCAACGACTTTGCCCCAGATGTCAATCCCAAAGGTTTTTTCTGATTCCCGCTATGCTGAACATCTGCGTACCCGCAACGCAATCTATGAACAGCGGGCCGAAGAAGCAGCCGCAATTCTCTCGTCGGTTCCGGGAATGAAGGTTGTTAAACCAAAGGGTGCCTTTTATATAACCGCTGTCTTTGAGGATGGATTACTTACCGGCAGCCAGAGTCTTCCCGTCGGCGTCCCTGCAGTACGGGAGTATCTGGAAACGATCATCAGCCGGGTAGCTCCTGATAAGCGTTTTGTCTACTACCTTCTGGCATCTGCGGGAATCTGCGTTGTTCCCTTATCGGGGTTCTGCTGCGACCTGCCGGGGTTCCGGGCAACACTGCTGGAAAGCAACGACAATTTACGAAAGGAGACCTGGGAAAAAATCGCACACGCGGTACGACGTTACACCGGGGCTTGA
- a CDS encoding trypsin-like peptidase domain-containing protein has protein sequence MNTRFSCDYTGSLVYIVCLFFLGLGMFLQPLGAQEQEEGPLPMFIEPGSLSAPEGETETGEPLEEEAESSGEQPEFQADPILPPLLDSGRRVRGIVDLSSGINYTTYRFHVPPEAMRVVISLQNAQGDLDLFVRHGADIVDYAMVDAKAISDDYNETLVLSRFGDEGLYDGEYYLDVAYQRERPPRHNGRYMDQIGFSLMVEYKSVPVAERISSGDEISGILKPDEGMMKLYAVRTASWDSSLRIDISDTTGDIDLFIAYDNPGLTPENAEYRSESLLGRESIVIDRDSSPSFRTGTYHVLVVDQVADKFPVAFTMKSSKEASPPEDLLVLSPIPDPDDPVQHAVGATVEVIGKQGRGSGSLVSSDGYLLTNWHVVRDAENKPSGDVYIAATLNQHIPPQEMFRGEVVRYDEELDLALVKINSGRYGQPIPANYRFPFFRLGDANRLRLGQPLSILGYPSNGGAGSRVPVTLTRGILSGFEKTPIGTYIKTDAEISFGNSGGAVFDAFGELLGIPVSIYSDGEGKLAFILPVTMVPPSWLKIIDGSH, from the coding sequence GTGAATACCCGTTTTTCCTGCGACTATACTGGATCTTTGGTATATATAGTCTGCTTATTTTTTCTTGGACTTGGTATGTTTCTTCAGCCCCTGGGAGCACAGGAACAGGAGGAAGGGCCGCTTCCGATGTTCATTGAGCCCGGTTCTCTTTCGGCTCCGGAAGGCGAAACCGAAACCGGAGAGCCGCTGGAGGAAGAGGCGGAATCCTCCGGAGAGCAGCCTGAATTTCAAGCTGATCCGATCCTGCCCCCTTTGCTGGACTCCGGGAGGCGGGTTAGAGGAATTGTAGACCTGTCCTCCGGAATAAATTACACCACCTATCGCTTTCATGTTCCTCCGGAAGCAATGCGGGTAGTTATTTCTCTTCAGAATGCCCAGGGTGATCTTGATCTTTTTGTTCGTCACGGTGCTGATATTGTCGACTATGCCATGGTAGACGCCAAGGCTATCAGTGATGATTATAACGAAACCCTTGTGCTGTCCCGTTTCGGAGACGAGGGACTCTACGATGGTGAGTACTATCTTGATGTAGCCTATCAGCGGGAACGGCCGCCCCGTCATAACGGTCGGTATATGGATCAGATCGGGTTTTCCCTTATGGTGGAATATAAGAGCGTCCCGGTAGCTGAACGGATCTCATCGGGAGATGAGATCTCGGGGATTCTTAAGCCCGACGAGGGTATGATGAAGCTTTATGCTGTCCGGACTGCCAGTTGGGATTCCTCCTTGAGAATAGATATCAGCGATACCACAGGGGATATCGATCTTTTTATCGCCTATGACAACCCCGGCCTGACCCCTGAAAATGCTGAGTATAGAAGCGAAAGTCTGCTGGGACGGGAATCCATTGTAATTGACAGGGACTCCTCTCCCTCCTTCCGGACCGGTACCTACCATGTTCTTGTTGTTGATCAGGTGGCAGACAAGTTTCCTGTTGCCTTTACCATGAAGAGTTCGAAGGAAGCATCGCCGCCTGAGGATCTGCTTGTTCTGTCTCCCATTCCGGACCCCGATGATCCTGTGCAGCACGCAGTTGGGGCAACTGTGGAGGTAATCGGCAAGCAGGGCCGCGGCTCCGGCAGTCTTGTCTCTTCCGACGGGTATCTGCTGACCAACTGGCATGTTGTAAGGGATGCGGAAAACAAACCATCCGGGGATGTTTACATCGCAGCCACGCTTAATCAACACATTCCGCCTCAGGAGATGTTCCGCGGAGAGGTTGTCCGCTATGACGAAGAGCTGGACCTGGCCCTTGTAAAGATCAACTCCGGCCGCTACGGTCAGCCGATCCCGGCAAATTACCGGTTTCCCTTTTTCCGATTGGGTGATGCAAACCGTCTGCGACTGGGGCAGCCCCTCTCCATTCTTGGTTATCCATCTAACGGTGGTGCCGGATCAAGGGTTCCTGTTACCCTTACCCGGGGGATTCTCTCGGGTTTTGAAAAGACTCCCATTGGCACTTATATCAAGACAGACGCGGAGATCTCCTTCGGAAACTCCGGTGGTGCTGTTTTCGATGCCTTCGGTGAGCTCCTGGGAATCCCCGTCTCAATCTACAGCGATGGAGAGGGAAAGCTGGCCTTTATCCTGCCGGTAACCATGGTTCCTCCTTCGTGGCTGAAAATAATCGATGGATCGCATTAG
- a CDS encoding carboxymuconolactone decarboxylase family protein, with translation MSFNPLQPIEKNDKDLYAYIESGRSLSLEAGALGRMEKLLIAMALDAAHGAVNGVKSLAMQAMDEGASKAQVMEALRVAAYISGVGSVYTAAAGLQDVLK, from the coding sequence ATGAGTTTTAATCCTCTTCAGCCGATTGAAAAAAACGATAAGGATCTATACGCCTACATAGAAAGCGGCCGGAGTTTGTCCCTTGAAGCCGGGGCTCTGGGCCGAATGGAAAAACTGCTGATCGCCATGGCCCTTGACGCCGCACATGGAGCGGTCAACGGGGTAAAATCCCTGGCCATGCAGGCCATGGATGAAGGAGCAAGCAAAGCGCAGGTAATGGAGGCCTTGCGTGTCGCCGCCTACATCAGCGGTGTGGGAAGTGTCTATACCGCCGCTGCCGGGCTGCAGGACGTGCTGAAATAG
- a CDS encoding LacI family DNA-binding transcriptional regulator, which translates to MVEKKIRHDYRQKMYYVRHFLPVTLVVSRNLPVYSLSAMHDRITQDSIARALGLSIKTVQRAFSGSDKVAESTKTSIQNYAAMVGYSRNRGARALVRNNLQSMHLFSSSSPEYFWSKVARGMESALVETRDFGYAAFYHPIPPRNTAAYMKELQRASTEGLDAAAVVNNPEYDMGRIFGFLDHRRIPYITLNIDATETQRLGFIGPDYGAGGRLAAEFIGKTIRSSSKVLIIHNPVDSEHILAGAHVNEERLLHFVSYLSVHFPYIEHQVVSFGSNQSRTDIEQELEDILTGGADDFTGIYSIADMQELLGKQILRRGLESRYIILVHGVTPETEMYLRSHAFTAAIHQNPFKQGYYAIKLLEYYLENGAAPSTIPPVSQGIVLGHSMDYEDDIWRFE; encoded by the coding sequence ATGGTAGAAAAAAAGATTCGACATGATTACCGGCAGAAAATGTACTACGTAAGACATTTTCTGCCGGTCACTCTTGTAGTATCCCGTAATTTACCGGTATACTCTCTCTCAGCCATGCACGACCGGATAACCCAAGACAGTATCGCCCGGGCCCTCGGATTGTCCATAAAGACTGTCCAGCGTGCCTTCTCCGGATCAGACAAAGTGGCGGAGAGCACAAAAACAAGCATTCAGAACTACGCCGCCATGGTGGGTTACTCCCGAAACAGAGGCGCCCGGGCTCTGGTTCGAAACAATCTGCAGAGTATGCATCTGTTCTCATCCTCCTCTCCGGAATATTTCTGGAGCAAGGTAGCCCGGGGTATGGAAAGTGCACTGGTCGAGACCAGGGACTTCGGGTATGCCGCATTTTACCATCCTATTCCGCCGAGAAATACCGCCGCGTACATGAAGGAGCTGCAGAGGGCAAGCACCGAGGGCCTGGATGCTGCCGCTGTGGTAAACAATCCGGAATATGACATGGGGCGAATCTTTGGTTTCCTTGATCACAGGAGGATTCCGTACATCACCCTTAACATAGATGCCACAGAAACACAGAGACTCGGCTTTATCGGGCCGGATTATGGTGCCGGCGGACGTCTGGCTGCAGAGTTCATCGGTAAAACAATCCGCAGCAGCAGTAAAGTCCTCATTATTCATAACCCGGTAGACTCCGAGCATATACTTGCCGGAGCACACGTAAATGAAGAACGGCTGCTCCATTTTGTATCGTATCTTTCGGTCCATTTTCCCTATATCGAACACCAGGTGGTCTCCTTTGGTTCAAATCAAAGCAGGACTGACATTGAACAGGAGCTTGAGGACATCCTGACCGGCGGAGCGGATGATTTTACCGGAATATACAGCATCGCAGACATGCAGGAACTTCTGGGAAAACAAATCCTGCGCCGCGGACTCGAAAGCAGATATATCATACTGGTCCACGGTGTCACTCCGGAAACAGAGATGTACCTTCGTTCTCACGCTTTTACCGCCGCAATTCACCAGAACCCTTTTAAACAAGGCTACTATGCGATAAAACTCCTGGAGTATTATCTTGAGAACGGCGCTGCGCCTTCAACCATACCCCCGGTATCGCAAGGCATTGTATTGGGTCATTCCATGGATTATGAAGACGACATCTGGAGGTTTGAATAA
- a CDS encoding iron-containing alcohol dehydrogenase yields MVNFEFASPTRIIFGKETEKNVGRNVGEYAKSVLIHYGSDRIKKNGLFDTVTGSLKAAGVEYTELGGAMPNPRLGLVKEGIELCKKKNIDFILAIGGGSVIDSAKGIAAGVLCEGDLWDVYTGKAAPPASALPVGVVLTIPAAGSEASKFTVLTTENGWYKRAFNSEILRPRFAVMNPELTFSLPPYQTASGIADIMSHIMERYFTNVEKVDLTDRLCEATMRSVIANAPIVMENPDDYDARAEIMWASTIAHNDLLSTGRVGDFGSHQIEHELSGIYDVAHGAGLAVIFPAWMKYVYTHNVSRFVQFAVRVWNVDERYDDPERTALEGISRMEVFLQSIGMPITLEELGIPTGKDKLDEIAAKTFEERGSGVGNFVKLLEKDVRAILEFAKA; encoded by the coding sequence ATGGTTAATTTTGAATTTGCCAGTCCAACCAGGATAATCTTCGGAAAAGAAACGGAAAAGAATGTAGGCAGGAATGTTGGCGAATACGCCAAATCGGTGCTGATTCATTACGGGAGTGACCGGATCAAGAAGAACGGTCTTTTTGACACCGTCACGGGGTCACTGAAGGCCGCTGGTGTTGAATACACTGAGCTCGGCGGTGCTATGCCGAATCCGAGACTGGGTCTGGTTAAAGAAGGAATAGAACTCTGTAAAAAGAAAAATATCGATTTTATTCTCGCCATAGGCGGCGGCAGTGTTATTGATTCTGCCAAGGGGATTGCTGCCGGAGTGCTGTGCGAAGGAGACCTGTGGGATGTGTACACAGGTAAGGCTGCTCCGCCTGCTTCAGCCCTGCCGGTGGGGGTTGTACTGACAATACCGGCGGCCGGAAGCGAGGCATCAAAATTTACTGTGCTGACTACCGAGAATGGCTGGTATAAGCGGGCCTTCAACAGTGAGATACTGAGGCCCAGGTTCGCTGTCATGAATCCAGAACTGACCTTTTCTCTGCCGCCCTACCAGACGGCCAGCGGTATTGCCGACATCATGTCCCATATCATGGAGCGTTATTTTACCAATGTAGAAAAGGTTGATCTGACCGATCGTCTCTGTGAAGCGACTATGAGGTCTGTAATCGCCAATGCTCCTATAGTAATGGAGAACCCTGATGATTACGATGCCAGGGCTGAGATCATGTGGGCTTCCACAATCGCTCATAATGATCTTCTAAGTACCGGCAGGGTAGGAGATTTTGGTTCACACCAGATCGAACATGAACTGTCAGGTATTTATGATGTTGCCCACGGTGCGGGGCTCGCCGTTATTTTTCCCGCATGGATGAAGTATGTGTATACGCATAATGTCTCCCGCTTTGTACAGTTCGCTGTCCGGGTATGGAACGTGGACGAACGTTACGATGATCCCGAACGCACTGCCCTTGAAGGAATTAGCCGCATGGAAGTTTTTCTGCAGTCAATCGGAATGCCGATAACCCTGGAAGAACTTGGGATTCCCACTGGGAAGGACAAGCTGGATGAGATCGCCGCCAAGACCTTCGAAGAGCGCGGCAGCGGGGTGGGGAATTTTGTCAAGCTTCTTGAAAAGGATGTACGAGCTATCCTGGAATTCGCCAAGGCCTGA